A single genomic interval of Bacteroidota bacterium harbors:
- a CDS encoding DUF2911 domain-containing protein, translating to MKKLLLSTLTAGMLFAGNNVNAQQISFPSPSTTSTIKQQFATSFVELSYSRPSVKGRVIFGGLVPFEQIWRTGANSATTIEFGQDVIINNQTIAKGKYGLLTIPNEKQWTIIITKDLNVTGAGSYKQENDVVRVEAPVSMLSDVQETFTIECNNITDNSFSLDLKWDKTKVSVAVTANFDAELVKQIEKTMSNDTRPYYAAASYYYNNRKDMKKALEWINKADELTPGRYWVQTLKAKIQFENQLYTEAVETAEQAKANAEKAGVTSYVNDLNALIENIKKNPAYKAPKGKKK from the coding sequence ATGAAAAAATTATTATTGAGTACACTCACGGCAGGCATGCTGTTCGCAGGAAACAATGTGAATGCACAACAAATTTCATTTCCAAGCCCAAGCACTACAAGCACAATTAAACAACAATTTGCAACCTCTTTTGTTGAATTGTCATATTCTCGCCCAAGCGTAAAAGGCAGAGTTATTTTTGGAGGGCTTGTCCCCTTTGAACAAATTTGGCGTACCGGTGCGAATAGTGCCACAACCATTGAGTTCGGACAAGATGTAATCATCAATAACCAAACAATAGCCAAAGGCAAATACGGTCTATTGACCATCCCTAATGAAAAACAATGGACAATCATCATTACCAAAGACCTAAACGTAACGGGAGCCGGTTCGTACAAACAGGAAAATGATGTTGTAAGAGTAGAAGCTCCTGTGAGTATGCTTAGCGATGTTCAAGAAACATTTACTATTGAATGTAATAATATCACTGACAACTCTTTTTCATTAGACTTAAAATGGGACAAAACCAAGGTAAGCGTTGCCGTTACTGCAAATTTTGATGCAGAATTGGTGAAGCAAATAGAGAAAACAATGTCTAATGATACTCGCCCTTACTATGCAGCGGCTTCTTACTACTATAACAACAGAAAAGATATGAAGAAAGCCCTCGAATGGATTAATAAAGCTGACGAGCTAACCCCGGGCAGATATTGGGTTCAGACTTTAAAAGCTAAAATCCAGTTTGAAAATCAACTCTACACAGAAGCAGTAGAAACTGCAGAACAAGCCAAAGCCAACGCAGAGAAAGCAGGTGTTACATCTTATGTGAATGACTTAAATGCTTTGATTGAAAATATTAAGAAAAATCCCGCTTATAAAGCTCCGAAGGGTAAGAAAAAATAA
- a CDS encoding C25 family cysteine peptidase, translating to MRKILVFLLTFTCLIMVFPYHSIGQNYGNEWIKKDQKYFKIKIAREGIFRIDYTTLATVLFQNGIDLSTINPTKIQLFNNGEEVPIYLKGENDGIFNFNDFIEFYGKPNDGKLDRELFYTDPVNDPLHDNQSLYSDTGAYFITFLPNSSLSNGKRYALSQTQNLGAFPIEPFFKYTSSLYLSETYYYGHPTVISNVALYYPEYTEGEGWVGNRFGFAPSVASFRTLSLPTPAQNASGFDPILEFKVISSTENIAIPDHHLQVGVSMNNASFTNVYDTLTDSYGVIKKTLSFPKSYISGGGTSYIKLEAMNIPGVALQAFNPSYVTLKYARDFNMVGFTSIKGVMAPSATSKEISWSNYGVPGQNAPLVYDLTNNRRVTPVFGVGQTFSYVNPPSAKDVEFVIFDSTDASTVTQIEAVDFPDIDVAINNTQFLIITNQKLMGKAATDYLNYRKTSFAANMYSVQQLYNTFSYGVENPIAIRRFVKLLIDKATTMPPEYLLFLGRGIQPDLLKTAGMRPLNLVPIIGSPASDILYTSGLGGKQYTIPYLATGRVSVDKPSDIAIYLEKLIEQEQTPNAQWKKRVMHLGGGNDGSESKIIRSYLEYFAAYPVKPPFGGNVQGYYRSASDVAIDINIRNNSVQNINSGLSLITFLGHGSATVLDVDIGDTTDYTNKGRLPIMYFNGCRAGNPAIGFNNGNLFYGERMIRAKEKGAIVFIGQTSVSELGSLGGQIRSFYDNMFIQNFGKSVGKILNKTIEENLNYNSPLSRLHNTFIFYQGDPAFTLYNPPLPDYFVTPSSLFLNPTNTNALSDSFQLGIIVGNIGRYNVADSFDIAIKRTWPSNSKIEQYTIRVPAIGYLDTLYFTFRTKDIATTGNNIFEVELNPSKEIIESDYANNKVKWDRYIEGNGISLLYPRRFAIHNQADSVTLVAQSLNLLKANNQFIFEIDTTPDFNSPWLKRTMPAINTGNLVKWTVPIMSKDSQVYYWRGRLNLPTDQGGFWEERSFIYIKNAHSGWSQSDFPQFLQSSQPNKIILNKEKEQFEFGQTERFVWVDTRVTSHANLGVKFAGFLSQDVNPKADGSFIAVLLDRNTLQQFLDGNFYPKCWLGATWPPFQASQDYAYYCFANNASGVAEFNALINDVPTGTYVAFFTRYDAQLSTWGAQMKQTLNLLGANSFEGYPKNQASYVMIGCKGWTPGTAFENISHLTDSATMGYAAIEGKILGRYDQGALMSELIGPATQWNTAYFDWRPMTGTPFNTDEIKFSVYGVDSSKNSFLLMQNISPSTVDLSAIDANRYPFLQLKADFKDLTDRSAPQIRHWLITFEERPEGSINTSQNFSFHKDTLQEGDSFRINIGFQNISTKYMDSVLYKFQIVDLSNQNVLQSVTQKGNPILPEEFVYINQKMPTKGLAGRYAANIFFNPEMAQPEVSLANNYLSIPFQVITDNLNPLLDVTFDGRHIMNGEIVSPNPTILITSKDENKFLLQTDTAGFEVLLRIPGSQVFNPIDLSGGEITFKPAMDANNVAAIEYRPTNLPDGKYTIKVQSKDISGNNAGKEFYTIDFIVINESSITNFYPYPNPFTTQMRFVFTLTGKEVPDDIRIKIMTISGKVVREITKDELGFIRVGNNVSEFAWDGTDQFGDRLANGVYLYQVTVKNHKEDVKHRDSAGDNSFVKGTGKIYLLR from the coding sequence ATGAGAAAAATACTTGTTTTTTTACTGACTTTTACTTGCCTGATTATGGTTTTTCCCTATCATTCTATTGGGCAAAACTATGGAAATGAATGGATAAAAAAAGACCAAAAGTATTTCAAAATTAAAATAGCACGCGAAGGAATCTTTCGTATTGATTATACCACACTTGCAACGGTTCTTTTTCAAAATGGAATTGATTTATCTACAATTAATCCCACCAAAATTCAGCTTTTCAATAATGGTGAAGAGGTACCCATTTACTTAAAAGGTGAGAATGATGGGATATTTAATTTTAATGATTTTATTGAATTTTATGGCAAACCCAATGATGGGAAGTTAGACCGGGAATTGTTTTATACCGACCCGGTAAATGACCCTTTGCACGATAATCAAAGTTTATATTCTGATACAGGGGCTTATTTTATTACCTTCTTGCCAAATAGTTCACTGTCAAATGGCAAACGCTACGCACTTTCACAAACACAAAATCTGGGTGCATTCCCAATCGAACCCTTCTTTAAATACACAAGTTCTTTATATTTAAGTGAAACATATTACTATGGACACCCCACGGTCATATCCAATGTAGCATTGTATTACCCCGAATATACGGAAGGAGAGGGTTGGGTTGGAAACAGATTTGGATTTGCTCCCTCTGTGGCTTCTTTTAGAACCTTGTCTTTGCCAACTCCCGCCCAGAATGCAAGTGGTTTTGACCCTATACTAGAATTTAAAGTAATTTCATCCACAGAAAACATTGCCATTCCCGATCATCATTTGCAGGTGGGTGTGAGCATGAACAATGCTTCTTTTACTAATGTTTACGACACTTTAACGGATAGCTATGGAGTAATAAAGAAAACGTTGAGCTTCCCTAAATCTTATATTAGTGGAGGCGGAACATCATATATCAAACTTGAAGCTATGAACATACCGGGCGTTGCTTTGCAGGCATTTAACCCGTCTTATGTAACATTGAAATATGCACGTGATTTTAATATGGTTGGATTTACATCAATCAAAGGTGTAATGGCACCCTCTGCTACATCTAAGGAAATTTCTTGGAGCAATTATGGTGTGCCGGGACAAAATGCACCGCTTGTATATGATTTAACCAATAACCGTAGAGTTACACCTGTTTTTGGAGTAGGTCAAACTTTTAGCTATGTCAATCCGCCTTCCGCAAAGGACGTGGAATTTGTGATTTTTGACAGTACTGATGCCTCTACTGTTACTCAAATTGAAGCTGTTGATTTCCCAGATATTGATGTAGCAATCAACAACACCCAGTTTCTCATTATTACAAATCAGAAGTTAATGGGAAAAGCAGCCACAGATTATTTGAACTATCGCAAAACAAGCTTTGCTGCTAATATGTATTCCGTACAACAGTTGTACAATACTTTTAGTTATGGAGTTGAAAATCCTATTGCAATTCGCAGATTTGTAAAATTGTTGATAGACAAAGCTACAACGATGCCACCTGAATATCTGTTGTTTTTGGGACGAGGTATTCAGCCGGATTTGCTAAAAACTGCCGGTATGCGACCTTTGAACCTTGTTCCAATCATAGGAAGCCCAGCATCAGATATTTTATATACATCGGGTTTAGGCGGCAAGCAATATACCATCCCCTATCTTGCCACAGGACGTGTATCAGTTGACAAACCTTCAGATATTGCTATTTATTTGGAAAAACTAATTGAGCAAGAACAAACTCCCAATGCTCAATGGAAAAAACGTGTCATGCACTTGGGGGGCGGCAATGATGGTTCGGAAAGCAAAATTATACGAAGTTATCTTGAGTATTTTGCAGCTTACCCCGTTAAACCCCCATTTGGCGGCAATGTGCAAGGCTATTACCGCAGTGCTTCTGATGTGGCGATTGATATTAATATTCGCAATAATTCTGTGCAAAATATCAATAGTGGATTGAGCTTGATAACGTTTCTTGGACATGGGTCTGCAACTGTTTTAGATGTAGATATAGGAGACACTACCGATTATACCAATAAGGGCAGACTGCCTATTATGTATTTTAACGGTTGTAGAGCTGGGAACCCTGCCATTGGTTTTAATAATGGTAATTTGTTCTATGGCGAAAGAATGATAAGAGCCAAAGAAAAAGGAGCTATTGTTTTTATTGGTCAGACCTCGGTTTCAGAATTAGGCAGTTTAGGTGGGCAAATCCGTAGTTTCTATGATAATATGTTTATCCAAAATTTTGGAAAATCAGTAGGTAAGATTCTGAATAAGACCATTGAAGAAAACCTTAATTATAACAGCCCTTTATCAAGATTGCACAATACGTTTATTTTTTATCAAGGAGACCCTGCTTTTACCCTTTACAATCCCCCTTTACCGGATTATTTTGTTACGCCTTCAAGTTTATTCTTAAATCCCACTAATACCAATGCACTCAGTGATTCATTTCAGTTAGGGATAATAGTTGGTAACATAGGCAGATATAATGTAGCTGACTCATTTGATATTGCTATTAAAAGAACATGGCCTTCAAATTCCAAGATTGAACAATATACAATACGGGTGCCTGCTATAGGATATTTGGACACCCTTTACTTTACTTTTAGAACCAAAGATATTGCAACAACCGGAAACAACATATTTGAAGTTGAGCTTAATCCCTCTAAAGAAATTATTGAAAGCGATTATGCTAATAATAAGGTCAAATGGGATAGATATATTGAAGGGAATGGTATCAGTCTGTTGTATCCCAGACGCTTTGCCATCCATAATCAGGCTGATTCTGTTACGCTTGTGGCGCAATCCCTTAACTTATTAAAAGCCAATAATCAGTTTATTTTTGAGATAGATACAACACCGGACTTTAACAGCCCTTGGTTAAAAAGAACTATGCCGGCTATTAATACAGGAAATTTAGTTAAATGGACAGTGCCTATCATGTCAAAAGATAGTCAGGTATATTATTGGCGTGGAAGGTTAAACTTGCCGACTGACCAAGGCGGTTTTTGGGAAGAACGCTCATTTATCTATATTAAAAACGCTCATTCAGGTTGGTCGCAATCCGATTTTCCGCAGTTTTTACAATCTTCTCAACCAAACAAAATTATCTTAAACAAAGAGAAAGAGCAATTTGAGTTTGGTCAAACAGAGCGTTTTGTGTGGGTAGATACAAGAGTTACTTCACACGCGAATCTTGGGGTGAAATTTGCAGGATTCTTGTCTCAGGATGTCAATCCCAAAGCCGATGGAAGCTTTATTGCAGTCTTATTGGATAGAAACACATTGCAACAATTCTTGGATGGGAATTTCTACCCCAAATGTTGGTTAGGTGCTACGTGGCCACCTTTTCAGGCTTCACAAGATTATGCTTATTATTGTTTTGCAAATAATGCAAGCGGAGTAGCAGAATTTAATGCTTTGATTAATGATGTTCCTACCGGCACCTATGTTGCATTCTTTACGCGCTATGATGCACAACTCAGCACTTGGGGGGCGCAAATGAAGCAAACACTCAATTTGTTGGGTGCTAACTCGTTTGAAGGATACCCCAAAAACCAAGCTTCTTATGTGATGATAGGTTGCAAAGGTTGGACGCCCGGCACCGCTTTTGAAAACATTTCACACTTGACAGACAGTGCTACCATGGGGTATGCTGCTATTGAGGGCAAAATTTTAGGTAGATATGACCAAGGGGCATTGATGTCCGAACTCATTGGACCTGCTACACAATGGAATACCGCCTATTTTGATTGGCGCCCTATGACAGGAACACCATTCAATACAGATGAAATTAAATTCTCTGTATATGGTGTAGATTCAAGCAAAAACTCTTTTTTGCTAATGCAAAATATCTCCCCTTCTACGGTTGACCTGTCAGCCATTGATGCAAACCGTTATCCCTTTCTTCAACTCAAAGCAGATTTCAAAGATTTGACCGACCGTTCTGCACCACAGATACGCCATTGGCTTATTACCTTTGAAGAAAGACCGGAAGGTTCTATCAATACATCTCAAAATTTTTCCTTTCATAAAGACACCTTGCAGGAAGGTGACTCTTTCCGCATCAATATTGGATTCCAGAATATTTCGACTAAGTATATGGATAGCGTACTTTACAAGTTTCAGATTGTTGATTTGTCTAATCAAAATGTTTTGCAATCGGTTACACAAAAAGGCAATCCAATCCTGCCGGAGGAGTTTGTGTATATCAATCAGAAAATGCCGACCAAAGGTTTAGCGGGACGTTATGCTGCCAATATTTTCTTTAATCCCGAAATGGCTCAACCCGAAGTTTCTCTCGCCAATAATTATTTGAGTATCCCATTTCAGGTTATTACTGACAATTTGAACCCCTTGCTTGATGTGACTTTTGATGGACGTCATATCATGAATGGTGAGATTGTCTCACCTAACCCCACAATTTTGATTACATCTAAAGATGAAAATAAATTTTTGCTTCAAACTGATACAGCCGGCTTTGAAGTATTGCTTCGAATACCCGGTTCGCAGGTGTTTAATCCCATTGATTTGAGTGGAGGGGAAATTACGTTTAAACCCGCTATGGATGCCAATAATGTGGCGGCTATTGAATACAGACCGACCAATCTGCCGGATGGCAAGTACACCATCAAAGTGCAGTCTAAAGATATTTCAGGAAATAATGCCGGCAAGGAGTTCTATACCATTGATTTTATTGTCATAAACGAAAGTAGTATCACAAATTTTTATCCTTATCCAAATCCATTTACTACTCAAATGAGATTTGTGTTTACGCTCACCGGCAAAGAAGTCCCCGATGATATCCGAATCAAGATAATGACAATTTCCGGCAAGGTTGTCAGGGAAATCACTAAAGATGAGTTAGGCTTTATCAGAGTGGGTAATAATGTTTCCGAATTTGCATGGGATGGCACTGATCAGTTTGGCGACAGGTTGGCGAATGGTGTTTATCTGTATCAGGTTACTGTAAAGAATCACAAAGAAGATGTGAAGCATAGAGATTCTGCAGGAGACAATAGTTTTGTCAAAGGAACCGGCAAAATCTATTTGCTGCGATAG
- a CDS encoding SAM-dependent methyltransferase — translation MSDKQFYLIPSSLGEDSIDKEITTFHKTVLEQIEVLWVEHAKPARAFIKSCHLQRTIQSFDIREIAKNEFDHIELNEISESLVQYSKVGFMSDAGLPCIADPGAALVDLARKKKFEIIPLVGASSLMLGLMASGLNGQQFVFHGYLPVQPKELKRALKGMETEVLNSGYTQIFIETPYRNNNLFLHLRENINPHIRLCLATNLLQNNQRIDTQTIAEWNTNPIAIDKNPTIFLLGR, via the coding sequence ATGTCCGACAAGCAATTTTATCTAATTCCTTCATCACTTGGCGAAGATAGTATCGACAAAGAAATCACAACTTTTCATAAGACTGTCTTAGAACAAATTGAAGTGCTTTGGGTAGAACACGCTAAGCCAGCAAGAGCCTTTATAAAATCTTGTCACTTGCAGCGTACAATCCAAAGTTTTGATATCAGAGAAATCGCAAAAAATGAATTCGACCATATAGAACTGAATGAAATTTCGGAGAGTTTAGTTCAGTATTCAAAAGTAGGATTTATGTCAGATGCCGGTCTGCCTTGTATTGCAGACCCCGGTGCTGCCTTAGTTGATTTGGCACGTAAGAAGAAATTTGAAATTATTCCCTTGGTGGGGGCATCTTCGCTGATGTTAGGGCTAATGGCTTCGGGACTGAATGGACAGCAATTTGTTTTTCATGGATATTTACCCGTACAACCCAAAGAACTAAAAAGAGCACTCAAAGGCATGGAGACAGAGGTGCTCAATTCGGGATACACTCAGATTTTTATAGAAACCCCCTACAGAAACAACAACCTATTTTTACACTTGCGAGAGAATATTAACCCACATATTAGACTTTGTTTAGCTACCAATTTATTACAAAACAATCAACGTATTGATACCCAAACTATAGCCGAATGGAACACCAACCCAATTGCAATTGACAAAAATCCCACTATTTTTCTTTTAGGGAGATAA
- a CDS encoding dihydrofolate reductase produces the protein MRELVQIVAVGQNNEIGKDNQLLWHLPDDFKWFKKHTIGHPVIMGRKTFESMGKPLPGRLNIIVSRTPRTLENTVWTDSVEKAVEIAQKQNDRVFILGGASLFKDCLPITDTIYLTKVFATFDAEVFYPELNPQEWKLTYSQFHPKDAKHLYDFEFEILKRVGK, from the coding sequence ATGCGTGAACTGGTGCAAATTGTAGCTGTAGGACAGAACAACGAAATAGGAAAAGATAATCAGTTATTGTGGCATTTGCCGGACGATTTCAAATGGTTTAAGAAACACACAATAGGACACCCGGTGATAATGGGTAGAAAAACATTTGAGTCCATGGGAAAACCGTTGCCGGGCAGGTTGAACATTATTGTAAGTAGAACTCCGCGCACGCTTGAAAACACGGTCTGGACAGACAGTGTTGAAAAAGCAGTTGAAATAGCTCAAAAACAAAATGATAGGGTTTTTATTCTGGGTGGTGCATCTCTGTTCAAAGATTGCTTGCCAATCACTGATACAATCTATCTTACTAAAGTGTTTGCAACGTTTGATGCAGAAGTGTTTTATCCTGAACTCAACCCGCAAGAATGGAAACTTACTTATTCTCAATTTCATCCCAAAGATGCCAAACACCTCTATGATTTTGAGTTCGAGATTTTGAAAAGAGTAGGCAAGTGA
- a CDS encoding NifU family protein: MSETELIGRVKEALESIRPFLQMDGGDVELVNIDSEKNANIKLMGNCVSCSMSAMTMKAGIEGAIRKAVPEINKVIAVNI, from the coding sequence ATGAGTGAAACAGAACTAATCGGAAGGGTTAAAGAAGCATTGGAATCAATAAGACCTTTTTTGCAAATGGATGGCGGTGATGTTGAATTGGTTAACATTGACTCTGAAAAAAATGCCAATATCAAATTGATGGGTAATTGCGTGTCTTGTTCCATGAGTGCGATGACCATGAAGGCAGGTATTGAAGGCGCAATCAGAAAAGCAGTTCCCGAAATCAATAAAGTGATTGCGGTAAATATTTAG
- a CDS encoding Mrp/NBP35 family ATP-binding protein, whose product MEITPKEVLQALSVVIDPDFKKDIVTLGMVRHINIEGNKLAFDLVLTTPACPLKELLENGCRDAIRERLSPELVVDINVTSEVRKNIFMQGTLEGVKNVIAVASGKGGVGKSTVSLSLAKALAESGAKVGLMDADIYGPSQPTLTGTESYKPTGVQGKDKNLMKPAEAGNLKIFSIGYLVEPGVAVAWRGPMMSTALRQFVSDVAWGELDYLIIDMPPGTGDAQLTLCSALKITGAVIVTTPQKVAMVDADRALQMFRMQGLSVPVLGIIENMAWFETAELPGRKFYIFGDSAAKILADKSSVPILGSVPIVENLSADTNRGSIIENSPIMPYFKEIAGSLVRQLAIQTQHIQENQISQTL is encoded by the coding sequence ATGGAAATTACACCCAAAGAAGTATTGCAGGCTTTATCTGTTGTTATAGACCCTGACTTCAAGAAAGATATTGTAACACTTGGTATGGTGCGACATATCAATATCGAAGGCAATAAATTGGCTTTTGATTTAGTGCTGACTACACCGGCTTGTCCTTTAAAAGAATTATTGGAGAACGGCTGCAGAGATGCTATCAGAGAGCGACTCTCGCCTGAACTCGTTGTGGATATTAATGTAACATCAGAAGTGCGAAAAAATATTTTTATGCAAGGAACTTTAGAGGGTGTAAAAAATGTAATTGCAGTTGCATCAGGCAAAGGAGGAGTAGGGAAGTCCACGGTTTCTTTGTCGCTTGCAAAAGCATTGGCTGAATCAGGTGCCAAAGTGGGGCTGATGGATGCAGATATATATGGACCTTCACAGCCCACTCTTACAGGTACAGAATCTTATAAGCCTACCGGAGTACAAGGCAAAGACAAAAATTTGATGAAGCCGGCAGAAGCGGGAAATCTAAAAATATTTTCAATTGGATACTTAGTAGAACCGGGCGTGGCAGTTGCGTGGCGTGGTCCCATGATGTCAACAGCTTTAAGACAATTTGTGAGTGATGTGGCGTGGGGCGAATTGGACTACTTGATTATTGACATGCCTCCCGGCACAGGCGATGCGCAACTTACATTGTGTAGTGCATTGAAAATTACCGGTGCTGTGATTGTTACAACGCCACAAAAAGTAGCTATGGTGGACGCTGATCGTGCTTTGCAAATGTTTAGAATGCAAGGTCTCAGTGTTCCCGTTTTAGGAATCATAGAAAATATGGCATGGTTTGAAACTGCCGAACTACCCGGTAGAAAATTCTATATTTTCGGAGATAGTGCAGCCAAAATACTGGCAGATAAATCATCTGTCCCAATTTTGGGTTCGGTGCCAATCGTGGAAAATCTTTCTGCGGATACAAATAGGGGCAGTATTATTGAAAACAGCCCTATTATGCCATACTTTAAAGAAATTGCAGGTAGTTTAGTGAGACAACTTGCAATCCAAACACAGCATATTCAAGAAAATCAAATATCTCAAACTTTGTAA
- the menD gene encoding 2-succinyl-5-enolpyruvyl-6-hydroxy-3-cyclohexene-1-carboxylic-acid synthase — MKKAGQENVHHLFQCLYWYGIRHVFVCPGSRNAPLINAAVAQQGFELHSVVDERAAGYMALGAAKISQKPAIIICTSGTALLNLFPAVAEAHQLNIPLIVFSADRPTRLINRWENQAIDQRRVFGKYTNAYIEWKGIMELQRSLGKVERIANKINSRTQFPDKGVVHLNFHFSEPLYFPEPIKKVKPFSLTTEVKSHSQVQLPANKSLCGKTLMVLCGTGDFNINTEQEIKNLAEKNALILCDLTSAYRKYQSNDYWELFCNSISEEFWKKNKPDTLITCGSFLLNKNLKSLIRKYPPKHHIHLADRNIIRDTYFSNPIVCSSLGSPFMDSIQDNKDFKHLWTEQMSDHTIRLHSKIENTVDMNDLWAIDSFLKIIPKNAILHVANSMSVRYVAVCGADSQLSIYANRGTSGIDGCVSTAVGAALADKEHEHYLICGDLAFFYDANGLWLDKVPDNLKILLFNNQGGNIFDMIPGPSGSQAKSFFTTPHSRTAKNIADDFQLQYAVAHSKNTFTQHLSDFITINSNFILEVITHPEQNQAMWHNVKQ; from the coding sequence GTGAAAAAAGCCGGACAAGAAAATGTACATCATTTGTTTCAATGTTTGTATTGGTATGGAATAAGACACGTCTTTGTTTGTCCCGGTTCTCGCAATGCTCCGCTTATTAATGCAGCCGTTGCACAACAAGGTTTTGAACTACACTCTGTGGTAGATGAACGCGCAGCCGGATACATGGCTTTAGGGGCAGCAAAAATTTCACAAAAACCTGCTATTATTATTTGCACTTCCGGCACCGCCCTACTAAACCTGTTCCCGGCTGTAGCAGAAGCACATCAGTTGAATATTCCTCTCATTGTTTTCAGTGCAGACAGACCCACTCGACTTATCAATCGTTGGGAAAATCAAGCAATAGACCAAAGAAGGGTGTTCGGCAAATATACCAATGCCTATATAGAATGGAAAGGTATAATGGAATTGCAGCGCTCGCTCGGAAAGGTTGAACGCATTGCCAATAAAATCAACTCACGCACTCAGTTTCCGGACAAAGGAGTAGTACATCTTAACTTCCACTTTTCAGAGCCGTTGTATTTTCCTGAACCGATAAAAAAGGTAAAACCGTTCAGCCTTACAACGGAGGTCAAAAGCCACAGCCAAGTGCAACTTCCTGCCAACAAATCTCTCTGTGGTAAAACATTGATGGTATTATGTGGCACCGGTGATTTCAATATAAATACAGAACAAGAAATTAAGAATCTGGCAGAAAAGAATGCACTGATTCTATGCGATTTAACCTCTGCATACCGCAAATACCAAAGCAATGATTATTGGGAACTATTTTGCAATTCAATTTCAGAAGAGTTTTGGAAAAAAAACAAACCCGATACTCTGATTACCTGCGGAAGTTTTTTGTTGAACAAAAATCTTAAAAGCCTAATTAGAAAATATCCGCCCAAACACCATATTCATTTGGCAGACAGGAATATTATACGCGACACATACTTTAGCAACCCTATTGTTTGTAGCAGTCTTGGCTCTCCATTTATGGATTCTATTCAAGACAACAAAGATTTCAAACATCTGTGGACTGAGCAAATGTCAGATCATACAATACGACTTCATTCCAAAATCGAGAACACTGTTGACATGAATGATTTATGGGCGATTGACTCGTTTTTGAAAATAATACCCAAAAATGCAATCCTGCATGTTGCCAACTCAATGTCAGTGCGCTATGTGGCAGTATGTGGAGCCGACAGCCAACTCTCCATATATGCAAATAGAGGAACCAGCGGAATAGACGGATGTGTGTCCACTGCTGTGGGTGCTGCACTTGCAGACAAAGAGCATGAACATTATCTCATTTGCGGTGATCTCGCTTTTTTTTATGACGCTAACGGGTTATGGTTAGATAAGGTGCCTGATAATCTGAAAATACTTTTGTTCAATAATCAAGGAGGAAATATCTTTGATATGATTCCCGGACCGTCCGGCAGTCAAGCAAAATCTTTTTTTACTACCCCACATTCACGTACTGCAAAAAATATTGCAGATGATTTTCAGCTACAATATGCGGTTGCACATTCAAAAAACACCTTCACTCAACATCTGTCTGATTTTATAACAATAAACTCAAACTTTATTTTGGAAGTAATTACTCATCCTGAACAGAATCAAGCAATGTGGCACAATGTTAAACAATAA